The genomic interval GTGGGACCCAGCGTCTCCTCGAGTGTACCCGCGCCCGTGCCGTGATCGAGGCCCGCGAGTACGCCACGCCCGACGACGTCAAGAACATCGCCGAGTCCGTGCTGGCCCACCGTCTCGTGCTGACGGCCGAGGCGAAGGTCAACGACGTCGACAAGCGACAGGTCGTGCGCGACGTGCTCGACGAGGTCCCGGTGCCCACGGTCAACTGACGCCACAGCGACGATGCGGTAGCGACTGCTGTACCGCGCTCGACAGCGCGGTCACAATCGTTAAGTATTGGACGGATAATCGTTAGGTAACGATGAGCTCAGAGGGGCAACTGATAGTCTGCCGTCGGTGTAACGAAACGATCCCGCTCGAAGAAGATAGCTGCCCGCACTGTGGAACGACGATTCGCGGGAACGGCCCGTACATCGGCGCCATGCTGTTCGGCATCATCCTCGCCGGGGCGTCGCTCCTCCGGCTCGGGGAAC from Natronoarchaeum philippinense carries:
- a CDS encoding LPXTG cell wall anchor domain-containing protein; translation: MSSEGQLIVCRRCNETIPLEEDSCPHCGTTIRGNGPYIGAMLFGIILAGASLLRLGELLAFTVLGALIVAIAGYLFYNKRQRIQKASQRA